The following coding sequences lie in one Anaerolineae bacterium genomic window:
- a CDS encoding chemotaxis protein CheW produces MSYLQNVKQDNIVVFSLDEPRYALYLSTVVRVVRSVEVTPLPKAPEIVTGIINFHGEIIPVIDMRRRFKLSSREIELEDQLIIAQTSKRLVALMVDSITAICECNQIQVVSTEQAFPFADYLSGAAIMDDNLILITDLDKFLSLDEEKTLETAMLDMTNES; encoded by the coding sequence ATGAGCTATTTACAAAATGTTAAACAGGATAACATTGTAGTGTTTTCACTTGATGAGCCACGCTACGCATTGTATTTATCCACAGTTGTACGGGTCGTCCGCTCGGTGGAAGTCACTCCTTTGCCAAAGGCTCCGGAAATCGTTACGGGTATTATCAATTTCCATGGGGAGATTATACCGGTTATTGATATGCGCAGGCGCTTTAAACTGAGTAGTCGTGAAATCGAACTGGAAGATCAACTTATTATTGCGCAAACATCGAAACGGCTTGTAGCGCTTATGGTAGATTCAATTACCGCCATATGTGAATGCAACCAAATACAAGTTGTGAGCACTGAGCAAGCCTTTCCTTTTGCAGATTATCTTTCAGGTGCGGCAATAATGGATGACAATCTTATTCTGATTACCGACCTTGATAAGTTTCTTTCGCTTGACGAAGAGAAGACGCTGGAAACAGCAATGCTGGATATGACAAATGAGTCATAA
- a CDS encoding HD domain-containing phosphohydrolase: protein MTSKYQHSILLVDDEVSITESLKRIFRKEDYRIFTASSGKEGLELLNTLEEPVSLIISDQRMPEMTGTQFLEKARKIFPDAGRYLMTGYSDMDAVIDAVNKGKIHRYLSKPWNDDELLVQVRQLLERYELTLENRRLLELTSTQNKELNELNKNLEKKVSERTLEVRQKNIALEETNKKLEESFLDTIRLMSSLIENLNPELGRYMKHVAQLARKVAEEYGLDSEELDQIEIAGMIHDVGMLGSSPRELLKDEEDMREEELKMYRQHPVIASICLETVERLNKVSKIVLYHHENFDGSGFPNGLKGDEIPLGSRIIGAAADYCNIAYRWPKDIKYILDKARIYFGPATRNFNVTEPEKMIEEVAPKIIMIGAHQKYDIGVVTKLIKIAGEAKLFEKEKKSQELRIGYEKLKEGMILAQDLHLKDGRLLLASGREVKKLSVASIQKLGKNELIDEWINVFI, encoded by the coding sequence ATGACATCCAAGTATCAACATTCAATTTTGCTTGTAGATGACGAGGTTTCTATTACAGAATCGCTTAAACGAATTTTTCGCAAGGAAGATTACAGGATTTTCACAGCTTCCAGCGGAAAGGAAGGGCTTGAGCTGCTTAACACGTTAGAGGAGCCTGTTTCACTGATTATCTCTGATCAACGCATGCCGGAGATGACCGGTACTCAATTTCTGGAAAAGGCAAGGAAAATTTTTCCTGATGCCGGAAGATATCTTATGACAGGTTATTCCGATATGGATGCTGTTATTGATGCCGTTAACAAAGGAAAAATTCACAGGTATCTGAGCAAACCGTGGAATGATGATGAGCTGCTGGTTCAGGTTCGACAGTTGCTTGAGCGGTATGAACTGACGCTGGAAAACCGGCGTCTTTTAGAACTTACGAGCACACAAAACAAAGAACTCAATGAGCTTAACAAAAATCTTGAGAAAAAGGTAAGTGAAAGAACCCTGGAAGTCAGGCAAAAAAATATAGCATTAGAAGAAACCAACAAAAAACTGGAAGAGAGTTTTTTAGACACAATTCGATTGATGTCTTCATTGATTGAAAATTTAAATCCCGAACTGGGAAGATATATGAAACATGTAGCGCAACTTGCAAGAAAGGTTGCCGAAGAATACGGGCTGGACAGTGAAGAGCTTGATCAGATTGAAATAGCCGGCATGATACATGATGTCGGCATGCTGGGATCATCCCCAAGGGAATTATTAAAGGATGAGGAAGATATGCGCGAGGAGGAATTAAAGATGTACCGCCAGCATCCTGTTATTGCTTCGATCTGTCTCGAAACTGTGGAAAGATTGAATAAAGTATCTAAAATTGTACTCTATCACCATGAAAACTTCGACGGCAGCGGTTTCCCTAATGGCTTGAAAGGAGACGAAATTCCTTTGGGGTCGCGTATCATAGGAGCTGCAGCGGATTATTGCAACATAGCATACAGGTGGCCGAAGGATATAAAATATATTCTTGACAAAGCAAGAATATATTTTGGCCCGGCAACCAGGAATTTTAATGTTACAGAGCCTGAAAAAATGATCGAAGAAGTCGCGCCAAAGATCATTATGATCGGCGCTCACCAGAAATATGATATCGGTGTTGTAACAAAATTGATAAAAATAGCAGGGGAAGCAAAATTATTTGAAAAAGAAAAGAAAAGTCAGGAACTGCGGATCGGTTATGAAAAGTTGAAAGAAGGCATGATCCTGGCGCAAGATCTTCATTTAAAAGACGGCAGGCTTTTACTCGCCAGTGGCAGGGAAGTTAAGAAATTGTCAGTAGCCTCCATTCAAAAACTTGGAAAAAACGAGCTCATAGACGAGTGGATTAATGTATTTATTTAA
- a CDS encoding response regulator gives MGDYHHTILCVDDEENILNSIRRLLRKENYNLLTALSGEEALRILEENDVQLVLSDQKMPQMSGMEFLSQVKKKYPDVIRIILTGYTGVDSITELINKGDLYKFFLKPWNDQNLKLEITRALEQYDLIWTNKILHKKVLEQNEALQITNKNLSESIQKTTEELETKNHALELSRAILGCLPAPVICVSVRGMIVSINQQAQSLSESSKSIEIGKKLSDYFPNDMREKIDEAIMCRTPVTLKGYRLSGTSYDIDLTPLSGRFSGKGFVLFFRPSTSNE, from the coding sequence ATGGGCGACTACCATCATACAATCTTGTGTGTGGATGACGAAGAGAATATACTGAATTCTATAAGACGATTACTCCGAAAGGAAAACTACAACTTGTTGACAGCTTTAAGCGGCGAAGAAGCGCTGAGGATTCTTGAAGAAAATGATGTTCAGCTGGTGCTTTCCGACCAGAAGATGCCACAGATGAGCGGCATGGAATTTCTGTCACAAGTAAAAAAAAAATATCCTGATGTGATCAGGATCATCCTTACAGGCTATACGGGAGTAGATTCAATCACCGAATTGATCAATAAGGGAGATCTGTATAAATTTTTTCTGAAGCCGTGGAATGATCAAAATTTAAAGCTGGAAATCACCAGGGCACTGGAACAATACGACCTTATTTGGACAAATAAGATACTTCATAAAAAGGTTCTGGAACAAAATGAAGCGCTACAAATAACAAATAAAAATCTGTCGGAGTCGATCCAAAAAACAACAGAGGAGCTTGAAACCAAGAATCATGCTCTGGAGCTTTCACGTGCCATCCTGGGATGCCTCCCTGCTCCGGTCATTTGTGTCAGCGTTAGAGGAATGATTGTGTCGATCAATCAACAGGCGCAATCCTTGTCAGAGAGCAGCAAGAGTATTGAGATTGGGAAGAAGCTTTCTGATTACTTTCCAAATGATATGCGAGAAAAGATTGATGAAGCGATTATGTGCCGCACACCCGTAACACTAAAGGGATACCGGTTATCAGGAACAAGCTATGACATTGATTTAACACCACTTTCCGGAAGGTTTAGCGGCAAAGGATTTGTCCTGTTTTTCAGACCATCAACGAGTAACGAGTAA
- a CDS encoding ATP-binding protein: MSLQAITRILPTQDVGKGTGLGINIAYNIIKKHKGTIGVGSTIGKGITFTIRIPIGRVVE, translated from the coding sequence ATGTCCTTGCAGGCTATAACAAGGATTTTGCCCACCCAGGATGTAGGAAAGGGAACAGGTTTGGGCATAAATATTGCTTACAACATCATTAAAAAGCATAAAGGGACCATAGGTGTGGGAAGTACGATAGGCAAGGGAATAACTTTTACGATTCGGATCCCGATTGGTCGAGTAGTCGAGTAG
- a CDS encoding HD domain-containing phosphohydrolase, translating into MLNRSLLIVDDEPNTISSLKRQLRHESYSIYSANSGEEGLRILKENDVGVVLSDLKMPEMDGITFLENVKQIKPDVVRVLLTAHGTLENAMDGINRSQVFGYLTKPWSFEALNGTVEGAFQYYNLVQENKRLQRLTKEQNKQLNIVNENLENLVHERTLELEGAVREGVVMLALAAEAKDDDTGEHIYRIQRNTRDICAALGMSSEKTEKIAFFSIMHDIGKIHIPDSILQKPGPLSVEEWVIMQEHCIAGEKILGNKSFYRIAREIARSHHERWNGSGYPDGLKKDSIPLPARIVTIADIFDALTHERPYKQAWPFEEALAEMEMLSGKVFDPEILKAFFRIQSAKAKA; encoded by the coding sequence ATGCTTAATCGATCATTACTTATAGTAGATGATGAGCCAAATACAATCAGCAGCCTTAAACGCCAGCTCAGGCACGAGAGCTATTCCATTTATTCGGCAAATTCAGGGGAAGAGGGACTTAGAATCCTGAAAGAGAATGACGTAGGTGTGGTGCTCTCCGACCTGAAAATGCCTGAAATGGATGGCATTACCTTTTTGGAGAACGTCAAACAAATTAAACCGGATGTTGTCAGAGTTCTTCTTACAGCCCACGGTACTCTTGAAAATGCCATGGACGGTATCAACCGTTCGCAGGTGTTCGGATATTTGACCAAGCCCTGGTCATTTGAGGCATTAAACGGAACGGTTGAGGGGGCTTTTCAATATTATAACCTGGTCCAGGAGAATAAACGGCTTCAAAGATTAACCAAAGAACAAAATAAACAACTAAACATCGTCAATGAAAATCTTGAAAATCTGGTCCATGAACGAACTTTAGAACTTGAAGGGGCTGTACGGGAAGGCGTTGTAATGCTCGCCCTGGCAGCAGAGGCAAAAGATGACGACACCGGAGAGCATATTTATAGAATTCAGCGGAATACTCGCGATATATGTGCGGCTCTGGGCATGTCCTCTGAGAAAACAGAGAAAATCGCATTTTTCAGCATCATGCATGACATTGGCAAAATCCACATCCCTGATAGTATCTTGCAAAAACCAGGCCCATTGAGCGTTGAAGAATGGGTGATAATGCAAGAGCATTGTATCGCAGGGGAAAAAATTCTGGGAAATAAATCATTTTACCGGATTGCACGTGAAATTGCCAGAAGTCATCACGAACGTTGGAATGGAAGCGGATACCCTGATGGATTAAAGAAGGATTCAATTCCTCTGCCTGCCAGAATTGTAACTATAGCTGATATCTTTGATGCCTTGACCCATGAGCGGCCTTATAAACAGGCATGGCCTTTTGAAGAAGCATTGGCGGAAATGGAGATGTTGTCCGGAAAAGTGTTTGATCCTGAGATATTGAAAGCATTTTTTAGAATACAGAGTGCAAAAGCAAAAGCCTGA